One genomic window of Sphingobacterium oryzagri includes the following:
- a CDS encoding LLM class flavin-dependent oxidoreductase produces the protein MKKIKLSALDLATVSKGQTVKEAIDRSVEGAKYIEQLGYERVWLAEHHNMEHIASSATSILIGHIAAQTKTLRVGSGGIMLPNHAPLVIAEQFGTLESLYPGRIDLGLGRAPGTDQVTAMALRRNNLNTAFYFKDDVRALQHYFENDNPQEKVRAFPGEGLTVPLYILGSSTDSAHLAAELGLPYAFAAHFAPAMLAQAAAIYREEFKPSAYLQEPYFMVCVNIIAADTTPEAEFLSTSLFNMFAGILTNNRRPLSPPTEKVIYDGIPEIERAVESMISCTFIGDAETLKESLPPFIKSYQVDEIITTNYIFDNRKRLESFRIISEVFQAFA, from the coding sequence ATGAAAAAAATCAAACTATCCGCTTTGGATCTTGCCACCGTATCGAAAGGGCAAACCGTTAAAGAAGCTATTGATAGAAGCGTAGAGGGCGCTAAATATATAGAACAATTGGGTTACGAACGGGTGTGGCTTGCGGAGCATCACAATATGGAACATATTGCGAGTTCGGCTACATCGATTTTAATCGGCCATATTGCCGCGCAAACCAAAACGCTGCGCGTAGGTTCTGGCGGTATTATGTTGCCCAATCATGCGCCACTCGTCATTGCCGAACAATTTGGCACCTTGGAAAGTCTTTATCCCGGTCGTATTGATCTCGGATTAGGTCGCGCCCCGGGAACAGATCAGGTGACGGCGATGGCTTTGCGCCGAAACAACCTCAACACCGCTTTTTATTTTAAAGATGATGTACGTGCGCTTCAACATTATTTTGAAAATGACAATCCGCAAGAAAAAGTACGCGCCTTTCCGGGCGAAGGACTCACCGTTCCGCTTTACATTTTGGGTTCCAGTACCGATTCTGCGCATCTGGCGGCAGAACTTGGTTTACCCTATGCCTTTGCAGCGCATTTCGCTCCAGCCATGTTAGCGCAGGCCGCCGCGATCTATCGGGAAGAATTTAAACCATCGGCCTATTTGCAAGAGCCTTACTTTATGGTTTGTGTCAACATTATCGCAGCCGACACCACGCCCGAGGCCGAGTTTTTATCAACCAGTTTATTTAATATGTTTGCGGGTATACTCACCAACAACAGACGCCCGCTTTCTCCGCCAACTGAGAAAGTTATTTACGACGGTATTCCTGAAATTGAGCGCGCCGTGGAAAGCATGATATCGTGCACGTTTATTGGTGATGCCGAAACACTAAAGGAAAGCCTACCTCCTTTTATAAAATCGTATCAAGTTGATGAAATTATCACAACTAATTATATCTTTGACAATAGAAAAAGGCTAGAATCCTTCCGGATAATAAGCGAAGTTTTCCAGGCATTCGCATAA
- a CDS encoding FG-GAP repeat protein, translated as MGSAPSQQAVVAVRDIEQDSQINDLQSDSGSTTAQKKTRKTTFVEDKIILPGAYRIWEEADDLARNMKGEWLELVLDQSKLVIEPITLIFENGFDACAGIKTTALKCQHNSLMSTQVSMLKQGVYKATTLINDRVWPNDKVDFTFNGQPYQLQGFGDISETEIVHAEDGREMLFHAVSHYELQLIDPQGDRITLVSEESFNDTFIQIKFVGDLDGDNKPDFIIAAPRDYEEERILLILSTDTDPETIRIHEATRQFDC; from the coding sequence ATGGGTTCTGCTCCTAGCCAACAAGCCGTCGTGGCCGTGCGCGATATCGAACAGGATAGCCAAATAAATGATTTGCAGAGCGACTCTGGCAGCACAACGGCGCAGAAAAAGACACGTAAAACAACGTTCGTCGAAGATAAGATAATCTTGCCTGGTGCCTACCGCATTTGGGAAGAAGCCGACGACCTCGCACGTAATATGAAAGGCGAATGGTTGGAACTGGTTTTAGATCAAAGCAAGCTGGTGATCGAGCCGATAACACTTATTTTTGAAAACGGTTTTGATGCCTGTGCAGGAATCAAAACAACTGCTTTAAAATGCCAGCATAATAGCCTGATGAGCACGCAAGTATCGATGCTCAAACAAGGCGTATATAAAGCCACGACGTTAATAAACGACCGAGTATGGCCCAACGATAAAGTCGATTTTACGTTTAACGGACAGCCTTATCAGTTACAAGGTTTTGGCGACATCAGCGAAACGGAAATCGTCCATGCGGAAGATGGGCGAGAAATGCTCTTTCATGCGGTAAGTCATTACGAATTGCAATTGATCGATCCTCAAGGCGACCGTATCACGCTGGTCAGCGAAGAATCGTTCAACGATACCTTTATCCAAATCAAATTTGTAGGCGATCTTGACGGCGACAACAAGCCCGATTTTATTATCGCTGCCCCGCGTGATTATGAAGAAGAACGTATATTATTGATTTTATCGACCGATACAGATCCCGAAACGATCCGTATACATGAAGCCACAAGACAGTTTGATTGCTAG
- a CDS encoding class I SAM-dependent methyltransferase, which translates to MNTAIISEDVQAYIIAHEGADVATIALKKSPFANVTARELAEQIDGRQRAKRKIPEWTATPGIIFPEKLNLEQCSSSLTGQFKAALIRPNSRLIDLTGGFGVDSYYFARHAKHVVHCEHNAKLSAIVAHNFNVFGFAHVSCHAGDGTALLAQSPDSFDYIYTDPSRRVAKQKVFRLEDCEPNVMALQNLFFTKAPCIITKLAPLLDIHLARQQLKNVRAVYVISIDNDCKELLFVQDKAYEGEPSIHAVRMRNDGETQLLTFTYSEEQEVESHYATPSGYLYDPDVAITKAGAFKTVGHRFGLSKLSQHSHLYSSSAHIPDFPGRIFRIDKLLPLAVYKKNKENQKANVIAKNFPLRVDDIRKKYKIPDGGSRFLFFTSLSNGDLVVIDATRIS; encoded by the coding sequence GTGAATACGGCTATTATTTCGGAAGACGTGCAGGCATACATCATCGCGCATGAAGGCGCTGATGTAGCGACGATTGCGCTGAAGAAAAGTCCGTTTGCAAACGTTACAGCACGCGAGCTCGCCGAGCAGATCGATGGCCGACAACGTGCCAAAAGGAAAATTCCGGAGTGGACAGCAACCCCGGGCATTATTTTTCCGGAGAAACTGAATCTAGAGCAGTGCTCATCCAGTCTTACCGGCCAGTTTAAGGCCGCTTTGATTCGCCCCAATAGCCGACTGATCGATCTTACAGGCGGTTTTGGTGTAGATAGCTATTATTTTGCGCGCCATGCCAAGCACGTAGTCCATTGCGAGCACAATGCCAAGCTTTCGGCTATTGTTGCCCATAATTTCAACGTCTTCGGCTTCGCTCATGTCAGCTGCCACGCTGGCGACGGCACCGCACTGTTAGCACAATCTCCAGATTCCTTCGATTATATTTATACCGATCCTTCCCGCCGCGTAGCCAAGCAAAAAGTATTTCGTCTGGAAGATTGCGAACCTAATGTGATGGCGCTACAAAACCTGTTTTTTACGAAGGCGCCTTGTATCATCACCAAATTAGCGCCCCTGTTGGATATACATTTAGCACGGCAACAGTTAAAAAACGTACGTGCAGTATATGTGATCAGTATAGACAACGATTGTAAAGAATTGTTGTTTGTACAAGACAAGGCGTATGAAGGAGAACCGAGCATCCATGCCGTGCGTATGCGAAACGATGGCGAAACACAGCTTCTTACCTTTACTTACTCCGAGGAGCAAGAAGTGGAATCGCACTACGCGACCCCGAGCGGTTACTTGTACGATCCTGATGTCGCGATCACCAAAGCTGGCGCCTTTAAAACGGTTGGCCATCGCTTCGGACTTAGCAAACTCAGCCAACACAGCCACCTATACAGCAGCTCCGCGCATATTCCGGATTTCCCCGGGCGTATTTTCCGTATTGATAAGTTGCTCCCTCTGGCCGTGTATAAGAAAAACAAGGAAAACCAAAAAGCAAACGTGATCGCAAAGAATTTTCCTTTGCGGGTCGACGACATTCGCAAAAAATACAAGATACCAGATGGCGGCTCACGTTTTCTGTTTTTCACTAGCCTGTCCAATGGTGATCTTGTCGTTATCGATGCCACACGCATCTCCTAA
- a CDS encoding acyl-CoA dehydrogenase, protein MLDSNISAFIQAQLADTIAQKQLTKPLLDLIYQKKWFNLWVPTRYAGLGAELAAGCRLLEELAYIDGGFGWTVTLCAGANMFAGFIAPDLAEQIFKQAQVCWGGSGKPAGRADKLADGYRISGLWKYATGAPHLSHFTLNAWLYEDGAPILDEAGVPQYRSFFVDREDVLIHYDWNTFGLECTASHSFSVEELIVAQNRAFDLQPDKRTLDDPLFRYPFMTFAECTLAVNYIGMFRRFLDLTERYFFVKAADASWAKTRGKVLFKQIDQLRTDVDQSVARLYMLMEQTWNLTHTAEEHMGEISTLSRFLVGRIKEETIRLFPYLGIYGAQRENEVNRVFRHLFTASQHALLNTES, encoded by the coding sequence ATGCTTGATTCCAATATTTCCGCTTTTATTCAGGCGCAGCTCGCTGATACGATTGCGCAAAAGCAACTCACCAAACCGTTGCTCGATCTTATTTACCAAAAAAAATGGTTTAACCTTTGGGTGCCCACACGTTATGCTGGTTTGGGAGCCGAGCTGGCAGCAGGTTGCCGGCTGCTGGAAGAACTGGCGTATATCGATGGCGGATTTGGCTGGACCGTAACATTATGTGCTGGCGCAAATATGTTTGCCGGTTTTATCGCGCCTGATTTGGCCGAGCAAATTTTTAAGCAAGCGCAGGTGTGCTGGGGAGGAAGTGGCAAGCCCGCCGGACGTGCGGATAAACTCGCTGATGGTTACCGTATTAGCGGCCTGTGGAAATATGCCACCGGAGCGCCTCACTTGAGCCATTTCACGCTAAATGCCTGGTTATACGAAGATGGAGCACCTATTTTAGACGAAGCGGGTGTTCCGCAATATCGCTCTTTTTTTGTTGATCGCGAAGATGTTTTGATTCATTACGACTGGAATACTTTTGGCCTGGAATGCACCGCAAGCCATAGCTTTTCGGTCGAAGAGCTGATCGTTGCGCAGAACCGTGCCTTTGACCTTCAACCGGATAAAAGAACGTTGGATGATCCGCTATTTCGCTATCCATTCATGACGTTTGCAGAATGCACCTTAGCGGTCAATTATATCGGGATGTTTCGTCGTTTTCTGGACTTAACGGAACGTTACTTTTTTGTGAAAGCTGCAGACGCATCCTGGGCAAAGACCAGGGGAAAAGTCTTATTTAAACAAATCGACCAGCTACGTACCGACGTCGACCAATCGGTAGCACGCCTGTACATGTTGATGGAGCAGACTTGGAACCTGACGCACACGGCGGAAGAACATATGGGCGAAATAAGCACGTTAAGCAGATTTTTAGTCGGCAGGATTAAAGAAGAAACGATCCGTCTGTTTCCCTATCTCGGTATCTATGGCGCGCAACGCGAGAATGAAGTAAATCGGGTATTCCGGCATTTGTTTACTGCCTCGCAACACGCACTGCTAAATACCGAAAGTTAG
- a CDS encoding aspartate kinase, with the protein MQVFKFGGASVKDAESIKNVAHIVAQYKKDELLVVVSAMGKTTDRLMEVTQAYVEQTGEAFHLLENVKEWHQAILRDLFPTDKHPIFDEIANCFVEVEWILEEDPQDTYDYLFDQIVSTGELVSSKILAAYTAHSGIAVKWVDARDYIFTDNTYREAAVDWEKTEEKIRRDLPAILDNFVIISQGFIGSTSENFTTTLGREGSDYSAAIFASCLNAEDITIWKDVPGVLNADPKWFDHTELIPELSYTDAIELTYYGATVIHPKTIKPLQNKKIALNVRSFVNPSAPGTFIRSTNQGLPVPSFIFKVNQVFVNIQPRDFSFIVEDNLSHIFNLFHHNRIKINMMHNSAISFCVSIDDTGKNIDTLLAELEKRYKVSVEKGLELITIRYFNQETIDRVLVNKQIVRELKDSYTCQLLVKKLP; encoded by the coding sequence ATGCAAGTATTTAAATTTGGAGGTGCATCGGTAAAAGATGCGGAAAGTATCAAAAATGTAGCGCACATCGTTGCGCAGTATAAAAAAGACGAACTACTGGTCGTTGTCTCCGCTATGGGAAAGACGACCGATAGGTTAATGGAAGTGACGCAAGCTTACGTAGAGCAAACGGGCGAGGCATTCCATCTCCTTGAAAACGTTAAAGAATGGCATCAAGCTATTCTTCGCGATCTTTTCCCGACGGATAAACACCCCATCTTCGACGAGATAGCCAATTGCTTTGTCGAGGTGGAATGGATTTTAGAAGAAGACCCGCAAGATACCTACGACTATCTTTTTGATCAGATTGTTTCTACCGGCGAGCTTGTGTCATCCAAGATTCTTGCCGCCTACACGGCGCACAGCGGCATTGCCGTAAAATGGGTAGACGCACGCGATTATATCTTTACCGACAACACGTATCGCGAAGCCGCAGTAGATTGGGAGAAAACCGAGGAGAAAATCCGTCGGGATTTACCCGCCATTCTGGATAATTTTGTTATTATTAGTCAGGGCTTTATCGGCTCTACGTCTGAAAACTTCACCACAACGTTGGGTCGCGAGGGTTCCGACTATTCGGCCGCCATTTTTGCCTCGTGTCTTAATGCAGAAGATATTACCATCTGGAAAGATGTACCCGGAGTTTTAAATGCCGATCCAAAATGGTTTGATCATACCGAACTCATTCCCGAGCTATCTTATACCGATGCGATCGAGCTTACGTACTATGGTGCTACGGTTATCCACCCGAAAACCATCAAACCCTTGCAAAACAAAAAGATTGCCTTAAATGTCCGTTCGTTTGTCAATCCTTCCGCACCCGGAACGTTTATTCGCAGCACCAATCAAGGGTTGCCTGTGCCTTCTTTTATATTCAAGGTCAATCAGGTTTTTGTCAATATTCAACCGCGTGATTTTTCGTTTATCGTAGAAGATAATTTAAGTCATATCTTTAATCTCTTTCATCACAACCGGATCAAAATCAACATGATGCACAACAGTGCCATCAGTTTTTGTGTCAGCATAGACGATACCGGCAAAAACATTGATACACTACTGGCCGAACTTGAAAAACGCTATAAAGTATCGGTAGAAAAAGGTTTAGAGCTCATTACTATTCGTTATTTTAATCAAGAAACGATTGATCGCGTACTAGTTAACAAACAAATCGTCAGGGAGTTAAAAGACAGTTATACCTGCCAGTTACTCGTTAAGAAATTACCCTAA